A window of the Synechococcus sp. LTW-R genome harbors these coding sequences:
- a CDS encoding Crp/Fnr family transcriptional regulator, producing MNALETMRALASQGEVIQAPAGESIFSSGETGDCMFGVLEGTVELTWNDEVGHEVIQAGDVFGAGALVTAEHRRYGNAKAVSDCKLLKMNREKFLFAVQESPMFAIELLGSIDQRLRQLKDCTKVG from the coding sequence GTGAACGCCCTCGAAACCATGCGCGCCCTCGCGAGCCAGGGTGAGGTCATTCAGGCTCCGGCAGGCGAGTCAATCTTCTCGTCCGGCGAGACAGGGGACTGCATGTTCGGCGTTCTCGAAGGGACCGTCGAACTCACCTGGAACGATGAGGTTGGCCATGAAGTGATCCAGGCCGGAGACGTCTTTGGGGCCGGCGCGCTGGTCACGGCGGAGCATCGCCGCTACGGCAACGCCAAAGCGGTCAGCGACTGCAAACTGCTGAAGATGAATCGCGAGAAGTTCCTCTTCGCGGTCCAGGAGTCACCGATGTTTGCCATTGAACTGCTCGGCTCCATCGATCAACGCCTCCGCCAACTCAAGGACTGCACGAAGGTCGGCTAG
- a CDS encoding transaldolase gives MANLLDQLAAMTVVVADTGDIDAIQQFTPRDATTNPSLILAAAQIPAYQNLIDTSLRESREVCGPSAPAEEVVREALDEICVTFGKEILKIVPGRVSTEVDARLSFDTEATITKARKLIGLYRQAGIGRDRVLIKIASTWEGIKAAEVLEKEGIHCNLTLLFSFAQAVAAAEAGVTLISPFVGRILDWYKKSTGRESYPGHEDPGVLSVTKIFNYFKTFGYKTEVMGASFRNIDEIVELAGCDLLTISPKLLDQLRNTQGDLQRKLNPFDPATTEQQIHLDAAGFKGMMAEDPMATEKLDEGIRGFTKAIETLEAQLAHRLGELEGAGAFQHAAQEIFLLNDLDGDGCITREEWLGSDAVFDALDTDHDGRLLPNDIRGGLGAALALNT, from the coding sequence ATGGCCAATCTCCTCGACCAACTGGCCGCGATGACCGTTGTGGTCGCCGACACCGGTGACATCGATGCGATCCAGCAGTTCACCCCCCGGGACGCCACCACCAACCCCTCCTTGATCCTGGCGGCCGCCCAGATTCCGGCCTATCAGAACCTGATCGACACCTCCCTGCGCGAATCCCGCGAGGTCTGCGGCCCGTCGGCCCCCGCCGAAGAGGTGGTGCGCGAAGCCCTCGATGAGATCTGCGTCACCTTCGGCAAGGAGATCCTCAAAATCGTCCCCGGCCGCGTCTCCACCGAGGTCGATGCCCGCCTGAGCTTTGACACCGAAGCCACGATCACCAAAGCCCGCAAGCTGATCGGCCTCTATCGCCAAGCCGGCATCGGCCGCGATCGCGTCCTGATCAAGATTGCCTCCACCTGGGAAGGCATCAAAGCCGCCGAGGTACTTGAAAAGGAGGGCATTCACTGCAACCTGACGCTGCTCTTCAGCTTTGCCCAGGCGGTCGCTGCCGCCGAAGCCGGGGTGACCTTGATCTCCCCCTTCGTCGGTCGCATCCTCGACTGGTACAAGAAGAGCACCGGCCGCGAGAGCTACCCCGGCCACGAGGATCCCGGTGTCCTCTCGGTCACCAAGATCTTCAACTACTTCAAGACCTTCGGCTACAAAACCGAGGTGATGGGGGCCAGCTTCCGCAATATCGACGAGATCGTCGAGTTGGCCGGCTGCGATCTCCTGACCATCTCCCCCAAGCTGCTCGATCAACTGCGCAACACCCAGGGGGATCTGCAACGCAAACTCAACCCCTTCGACCCGGCCACAACCGAGCAACAGATTCATCTGGATGCTGCGGGTTTCAAGGGGATGATGGCCGAGGACCCGATGGCGACCGAAAAACTGGATGAAGGCATCCGTGGCTTCACCAAAGCCATCGAAACCCTCGAAGCCCAGCTGGCGCACCGCCTCGGAGAACTGGAGGGCGCAGGCGCCTTCCAACATGCCGCCCAGGAAATCTTCCTGCTCAACGACCTCGATGGCGATGGCTGCATCACCCGCGAGGAGTGGTTGGGCAGCGATGCCGTCTTTGATGCCCTGGACACCGACCACGATGGGCGCCTCTTGCCCAACGACATCCGTGGCGGCCTCGGCGCGGCACTCGCCCTCAATACCTGA